A stretch of Anaeromyxobacter dehalogenans 2CP-1 DNA encodes these proteins:
- the nusA gene encoding transcription termination factor NusA encodes MQQNVNLNLILDQVAKDKGIDRAKLIEILEEAIGSAAKRHFGLERNLKARYDEEKGQVDLFQVLTIVPDPTEEAPLADPVNMVPVAVAHEKGIDVEPGDELDFPIYYRVEDEAEARAQDEQWGDLLKLKTYRRSFGRIAAQTAKQVMIQGTRNAERENVFNEYKDRKGEVITGIVRRFERGNVIVDLGRAEAVLPVREQVPRESYRAGDRIQAFVMDVLRESKGPQIILSRASVELLKKLFEMEVPEIAEGVVVIEAAAREPGGRAKIAVSSRDSDVDPVGACVGMKGSRVQAVVQELRGEKIDIVPWDEDPARFVCNALAPAEVSRVLLDEQNRAMEIIVPDDQLSLAIGRRGQNVRLASQVTGWKLDINSESRVKEMREFATESFGAIGIPEQTQEMLYAHGFRKAQDVANAAPEMLTQFPGFTMDMIPDLQKRAREQSIEDAEKEMRLEQEREAARIAEARRHPDSLTQEERFARVRGVGEKTIEQMKLAGYPTVETVHNEADVNRFADSTGLGIKKARQIKHAVGVYLEEEAKLRAELDAEKARQSGAEGAGA; translated from the coding sequence ATGCAGCAGAACGTCAACCTGAACCTCATCCTCGACCAGGTCGCCAAGGACAAGGGGATCGATCGCGCCAAGCTGATCGAGATCCTCGAGGAGGCCATCGGCAGCGCCGCCAAGCGCCACTTCGGCCTGGAGCGCAACCTCAAGGCCCGCTACGACGAGGAGAAGGGGCAGGTGGATCTGTTCCAGGTCCTCACCATCGTGCCCGATCCCACCGAGGAGGCGCCGCTCGCCGATCCGGTGAACATGGTCCCGGTCGCGGTGGCGCACGAGAAGGGGATCGACGTGGAGCCGGGCGACGAGCTCGACTTCCCCATCTACTACCGCGTCGAGGACGAGGCCGAGGCCCGCGCGCAGGACGAGCAGTGGGGCGACCTGCTCAAGCTGAAGACGTACCGCCGGTCGTTCGGCCGCATCGCCGCGCAGACCGCCAAGCAGGTGATGATCCAGGGCACCCGCAACGCGGAGCGCGAGAACGTCTTCAACGAGTACAAGGACCGCAAGGGCGAGGTCATCACCGGCATCGTCCGCCGCTTCGAGCGCGGCAACGTCATCGTGGACCTGGGCCGCGCCGAGGCGGTGCTGCCGGTGCGCGAGCAGGTGCCGCGCGAGAGCTACCGCGCGGGCGACCGCATCCAGGCGTTCGTGATGGACGTGCTGCGCGAGTCGAAGGGGCCGCAGATCATCCTGTCCCGCGCCTCGGTGGAGCTGCTGAAGAAGCTGTTCGAGATGGAGGTCCCGGAGATCGCCGAGGGCGTGGTGGTGATCGAGGCCGCCGCCCGCGAGCCGGGCGGCCGCGCCAAGATCGCGGTCAGCTCGCGCGACTCCGACGTGGATCCGGTGGGCGCGTGCGTGGGCATGAAGGGCAGCCGCGTCCAGGCGGTGGTCCAGGAGCTCCGCGGCGAGAAGATCGACATCGTCCCCTGGGACGAGGATCCGGCCCGCTTCGTGTGCAACGCCCTGGCGCCGGCCGAAGTCTCCCGCGTGCTGCTCGACGAGCAGAACCGCGCCATGGAGATCATCGTCCCCGACGACCAGCTCTCGCTCGCGATCGGCCGCCGCGGCCAGAACGTGCGGCTCGCGTCGCAGGTGACCGGCTGGAAGCTCGACATCAACTCCGAGTCGCGCGTGAAGGAGATGCGCGAGTTCGCGACGGAGAGCTTCGGCGCGATCGGCATCCCCGAGCAGACCCAGGAGATGCTGTACGCGCACGGGTTCCGGAAGGCGCAGGACGTGGCCAACGCGGCGCCCGAGATGCTCACGCAGTTCCCCGGCTTCACCATGGACATGATCCCCGACCTGCAGAAGCGGGCGCGGGAGCAGTCCATCGAGGACGCCGAGAAGGAGATGCGGCTCGAGCAGGAGCGCGAGGCCGCCCGCATCGCCGAGGCGCGGCGCCACCCCGACTCGCTCACGCAGGAGGAGCGCTTCGCGCGCGTCCGCGGGGTGGGCGAGAAGACCATCGAGCAGATGAAGCTGGCCGGCTACCCCACGGTCGAGACGGTGCACAACGAGGCGGACGTGAACCGCTTCGCCGACTCCACCGGGCTCGGCATCAAGAAGGCCCGCCAGATCAAGCACGCCGTGGGCGTGTACCTGGAGGAGGAGGCCAAGCTCCGCGCCGAGCTCGACGCGGAGAAGGCCCGGCAGTCCGGCGCGGAGGGCGCGGGCGCTTGA
- a CDS encoding YlxR family protein, which yields MTEPVRTCIGCGARAPQRELVRLKVMGDRVTVDREKRGGRGAWLHAAPPCLERATKRRAFARALRADGVRADAETLRVELTGSARKD from the coding sequence TTGACCGAGCCCGTCCGCACCTGCATCGGCTGCGGCGCGAGGGCGCCCCAGCGCGAGCTGGTGCGGCTCAAGGTGATGGGAGATCGCGTGACGGTGGATCGCGAGAAGCGTGGCGGACGGGGAGCCTGGCTCCACGCCGCTCCTCCCTGCCTCGAGCGGGCGACGAAGCGGCGCGCGTTCGCCCGGGCGCTCAGGGCCGATGGCGTCCGCGCCGACGCCGAGACGCTCCGGGTCGAGTTGACGGGAAGTGCCCGTAAGGATTAG
- the infB gene encoding translation initiation factor IF-2 has protein sequence MSKKRVHELGKQLKEQGIELSNQELVEKLHALGYLEVKSHSSSLEDDQAHAAYEKILAERKPKPAPVRPSGPGFVVRKRAHVEPPTVTAPAAPPPAEPEYAEPQYAEPQQAEQAYEPEPQEAQPEAAPEPVAAPEQPAEAAPLAAQAAPSPGAEAAAPAAPQAQPAQPAAPVAPPAPSAQPSAPQPPAAQPRPPQPPMPSRPPPAGYRPAPPPGARPPMSAAPGAPAQPGAAGQPPRPPVDPRTLRPTSTQAVVISRPLVPVRRVTPPTSARQQFPVAPGPRALGEVRELKVVPGSLGREREFIDVSRDKRRGRQPGRPISEEQAKSLSGKELLQAAISDRAYIPIRGKKKKPTKKGAKTQITEKAEHKKVIRIEESISVSELSQVMGVKASDLIRKLMQMGKMVTINAQIDADTAAILALEHGYTVEKKGFEVEEFIPEVEVDESKLVIRPPVVTVMGHVDHGKTSLLDAIRQADVAAGEAGGITQHIGAYSVNTPQGPITFLDTPGHEAFTAMRQRGAQVTDLVVLVVAADDGVMPQTVESIKAAKAAGVTILVAINKVDKPQAAPERVMQQLTEYELVAEQWGGTTIMLPVSARTKQGIPELLEYIALQSEVLELKANPDKLAAGRVIEAKLEKGRGPVATVLVEEGTLRVGDALVTGVHFGRVRAMMNERGEQVDNVGPGYPVEVLGLSGVPVAGDEFDVVEDEKAAKEVAQHRATKQRQKELGGVKKATLEDLFAKAKTSGQKVLNLVVKADVQGSSEAVSQALEKAATKKVGVKILESAVGAITKSDVLTAAAGNAVIVGFNTKPESEIENIASQQGVKILMFGIIYEAVDRIREEMAGLLEPIIKEKPLGKAEVRQVFNIPRVGQIAGSAVTEGVVKRAGHVRVVRDRKVIFTGKIGSLKRVKDDVREVAQGFECGIGVDGFSDVKQGDILEVYELEEIRPSLD, from the coding sequence ATGTCCAAGAAGCGGGTCCACGAGCTCGGGAAGCAGCTGAAGGAGCAGGGCATCGAGCTCTCCAACCAGGAGCTCGTCGAGAAGCTCCATGCGCTGGGTTATCTGGAAGTGAAGAGCCACTCCTCGTCCCTCGAGGACGATCAGGCCCACGCGGCCTACGAGAAGATCCTGGCCGAGCGGAAGCCGAAGCCGGCGCCGGTGCGCCCGTCGGGCCCGGGCTTCGTGGTGCGCAAGCGCGCCCACGTCGAGCCGCCCACCGTCACCGCGCCCGCGGCGCCGCCCCCGGCCGAGCCCGAGTACGCGGAGCCGCAGTACGCGGAGCCGCAGCAGGCGGAGCAGGCCTACGAGCCCGAGCCGCAGGAGGCGCAGCCCGAGGCCGCGCCCGAGCCGGTCGCCGCCCCGGAGCAGCCCGCCGAGGCCGCGCCGCTCGCCGCCCAGGCCGCGCCGTCGCCCGGCGCCGAGGCCGCGGCGCCCGCCGCGCCGCAGGCGCAGCCCGCGCAGCCGGCGGCCCCGGTCGCCCCGCCCGCGCCCTCCGCGCAGCCGTCCGCGCCGCAGCCCCCCGCGGCGCAGCCCCGGCCGCCGCAGCCGCCGATGCCGTCGCGCCCGCCGCCCGCCGGCTACCGCCCGGCGCCGCCGCCCGGCGCGCGCCCGCCCATGTCCGCTGCTCCGGGGGCGCCCGCGCAGCCCGGCGCCGCAGGCCAGCCGCCGCGGCCGCCGGTGGATCCGCGCACGCTCCGCCCCACCTCCACGCAGGCCGTCGTCATCTCGCGGCCGCTCGTGCCGGTGCGCCGCGTGACGCCGCCCACCTCCGCGCGCCAGCAGTTCCCGGTGGCCCCTGGCCCCCGCGCGCTCGGCGAGGTCAGGGAGCTGAAGGTGGTCCCCGGCTCGCTCGGCCGCGAGCGCGAGTTCATCGACGTCTCGCGCGACAAGCGCCGCGGCCGCCAGCCCGGCCGGCCCATCTCCGAGGAGCAGGCCAAGAGCCTCAGCGGCAAGGAGCTGCTCCAGGCCGCCATCAGCGATCGCGCCTACATCCCGATCCGCGGCAAGAAGAAGAAGCCGACCAAGAAGGGAGCCAAGACGCAGATCACCGAGAAGGCCGAGCACAAGAAGGTCATCCGCATCGAGGAGTCGATCTCGGTCTCCGAGCTCTCCCAGGTGATGGGCGTGAAGGCGTCCGACCTCATCCGCAAGCTGATGCAGATGGGGAAGATGGTCACCATCAACGCGCAGATCGACGCCGACACGGCGGCGATCCTGGCGCTCGAGCACGGCTACACCGTCGAGAAGAAGGGCTTCGAGGTCGAGGAGTTCATCCCCGAGGTCGAGGTGGACGAGTCGAAGCTCGTCATCCGGCCGCCGGTGGTGACGGTGATGGGCCACGTGGACCACGGCAAGACGTCGCTGCTCGACGCCATCCGCCAGGCCGACGTGGCCGCCGGCGAGGCCGGCGGCATCACGCAGCACATCGGCGCCTACTCGGTGAACACGCCGCAGGGCCCCATCACGTTCCTCGACACCCCCGGCCACGAGGCCTTCACCGCGATGCGCCAGCGCGGCGCGCAGGTGACCGACCTGGTGGTGCTGGTGGTGGCCGCGGACGACGGCGTGATGCCGCAGACCGTCGAGTCGATCAAGGCGGCCAAGGCGGCCGGCGTCACCATCCTGGTGGCCATCAACAAGGTCGACAAGCCGCAGGCGGCGCCCGAGCGCGTCATGCAGCAGCTCACCGAGTACGAGCTGGTCGCCGAGCAGTGGGGCGGCACGACCATCATGCTGCCGGTATCGGCCCGCACCAAGCAGGGCATCCCCGAGCTGCTCGAGTACATCGCGCTGCAGTCCGAGGTGCTCGAGCTCAAGGCGAACCCGGACAAGCTCGCCGCCGGCCGCGTCATCGAGGCCAAGCTGGAGAAGGGCCGCGGCCCGGTCGCCACCGTGCTGGTCGAGGAGGGCACCCTCCGCGTCGGCGACGCGCTCGTCACCGGCGTCCACTTCGGCCGCGTCCGCGCCATGATGAACGAGCGCGGCGAGCAGGTGGACAACGTCGGCCCGGGCTATCCGGTCGAGGTGCTCGGCCTGTCCGGCGTGCCGGTCGCGGGCGACGAGTTCGACGTGGTCGAGGACGAGAAGGCGGCCAAGGAGGTCGCCCAGCACCGCGCCACCAAGCAGCGCCAGAAGGAGCTCGGCGGCGTCAAGAAGGCCACGCTCGAGGACCTGTTCGCGAAGGCCAAGACCTCCGGCCAGAAGGTGCTCAACCTGGTGGTCAAGGCGGACGTGCAGGGCTCCTCGGAGGCCGTCAGCCAGGCGCTGGAGAAGGCGGCCACCAAGAAGGTGGGCGTCAAGATCCTCGAGTCCGCCGTGGGCGCGATCACGAAGTCCGACGTGCTCACCGCGGCCGCCGGCAACGCGGTGATCGTGGGCTTCAACACCAAGCCCGAGAGCGAGATCGAGAACATCGCCAGCCAGCAGGGCGTGAAGATCCTGATGTTCGGCATCATCTACGAGGCGGTGGACCGGATCCGCGAGGAGATGGCCGGCCTGCTCGAGCCGATCATCAAGGAGAAGCCGCTGGGGAAGGCCGAGGTCCGCCAGGTCTTCAACATCCCGCGCGTGGGCCAGATCGCCGGCTCCGCGGTCACCGAGGGCGTGGTGAAGCGCGCCGGCCACGTCCGCGTGGTCCGCGACCGCAAGGTGATCTTCACCGGGAAGATCGGCTCGCTGAAGCGGGTGAAGGACGACGTCCGCGAGGTCGCGCAGGGGTTCGAGTGCGGCATCGGCGTGGACGGCTTCTCCGACGTGAAGCAGGGCGACATCCTCGAGGTCTACGAGCTCGAGGAGATCCGGCCGTCGCTCGACTAG
- a CDS encoding DUF503 domain-containing protein has translation MFVGVLRLTLHLPEPGSLKSKRHLIRSALDRVRAKFNVSISEVAENDLWQRSVVGVAAVGNEHGFVNEVLDKVADFVGSMHGGQILVTARDIEIVPYGDGIGEGAMRTLAEAEGAPSWGDEDAREQEPRFPRPRPRPREDDEHQDEGDDEP, from the coding sequence ATGTTCGTCGGAGTCCTCAGGCTGACGTTGCACCTCCCGGAGCCCGGCTCGCTCAAGTCGAAGCGGCACCTGATCCGCTCCGCCCTCGACCGGGTGCGCGCCAAGTTCAACGTGTCGATCTCGGAGGTCGCCGAGAACGACCTGTGGCAGCGGAGCGTGGTGGGCGTGGCCGCGGTCGGGAACGAGCACGGCTTCGTGAACGAGGTGCTCGACAAGGTGGCCGACTTCGTCGGCTCGATGCACGGCGGGCAGATCCTGGTCACCGCGCGCGACATCGAGATCGTCCCGTACGGCGACGGCATCGGCGAGGGCGCCATGCGCACGCTGGCGGAGGCCGAGGGCGCGCCGTCGTGGGGCGACGAGGACGCCCGCGAGCAGGAGCCGCGCTTCCCGAGGCCGCGGCCGCGGCCGCGCGAGGACGACGAGCACCAGGACGAGGGAGACGACGAGCCGTGA
- the rbfA gene encoding 30S ribosome-binding factor RbfA — protein sequence MTTHNRPARVAEEFRHELSAILARGLKDPRITGFVTVTGSKMSPDLKEATVYVSIHGDERVRKDTFAGLQAAAGFLQREVSRALRLRNTPHLRFVYDESVARGDRIERLLREARTQGQAAPAPDVEPAPGAAPDDEAEE from the coding sequence GTGACCACCCACAACCGCCCCGCCCGCGTGGCCGAGGAGTTCCGGCACGAGCTCTCCGCGATCCTGGCGCGTGGCCTGAAGGACCCGCGCATCACCGGGTTCGTGACCGTGACCGGGTCGAAGATGTCGCCCGACCTGAAGGAGGCCACGGTGTACGTGTCCATCCACGGCGACGAGCGCGTGCGCAAGGACACCTTCGCCGGGCTGCAGGCGGCCGCCGGCTTCCTGCAGCGCGAGGTGTCGCGGGCGCTGCGGCTGCGCAACACCCCGCACCTGCGCTTCGTGTACGACGAGTCGGTCGCGCGCGGCGACCGCATCGAGCGGCTGCTGCGCGAGGCGCGCACGCAGGGGCAGGCGGCGCCGGCCCCGGACGTCGAGCCCGCCCCGGGCGCGGCGCCGGACGACGAGGCAGAGGAGTAG
- the truB gene encoding tRNA pseudouridine(55) synthase TruB, with product MRPGVLVVDKPAGPTSFEVVRRIRRALGAARAGHAGTLDPAATGVLAICVEDGVKLQQFLSDGDKAYDAAVAFGAATSTEDADGEVTARGDASALTEDALRAALAGLTGDIEQVPPMYSAVRVGGRRLHEVARAGETVDRTPRRVRVHALELGGLDAAPGPDGLRRARVAVRCGKGTYVRTLAADLGRALGVPAHLAALRRTMASGFDLSRAIGLEDAEALARDHGREALAERIVPMADALGALGAIRLGEREAWDLVHGRPVPRPPGAPGVVRALAPDGRLVAVCAPGEGRLRTLRVFLGPSDLRAGPAQNR from the coding sequence GTGCGCCCGGGCGTGCTCGTGGTGGACAAGCCCGCCGGCCCCACCAGCTTCGAGGTGGTGCGCCGGATCCGGCGCGCGCTCGGCGCGGCGCGGGCGGGCCACGCCGGCACGCTCGACCCGGCCGCCACCGGCGTGCTGGCGATCTGCGTCGAGGACGGCGTGAAGCTGCAGCAGTTCCTGTCCGACGGCGACAAGGCCTACGACGCCGCCGTGGCGTTCGGCGCGGCCACGAGCACCGAGGACGCGGACGGCGAGGTGACCGCGCGCGGCGACGCCTCGGCGCTGACCGAGGACGCCCTGCGCGCCGCGCTCGCCGGGCTCACCGGCGACATCGAGCAGGTCCCCCCGATGTACTCGGCGGTCCGGGTGGGCGGGCGGCGCCTGCACGAGGTGGCCCGCGCCGGGGAGACGGTGGACCGCACGCCGCGGCGGGTGCGCGTGCACGCGCTCGAGCTGGGCGGGCTCGACGCCGCGCCCGGGCCGGACGGCCTGCGGCGCGCCCGGGTGGCGGTGCGCTGCGGGAAGGGCACCTACGTCCGCACGCTCGCGGCCGACCTGGGCCGGGCGCTCGGCGTTCCCGCGCACCTCGCGGCCCTGCGCCGCACCATGGCGAGCGGGTTCGACCTCTCGCGCGCCATCGGCCTGGAGGACGCGGAGGCGCTCGCGCGCGACCACGGGCGCGAGGCGCTGGCGGAGCGGATCGTTCCCATGGCGGACGCGCTGGGCGCGCTCGGCGCCATCCGGCTGGGAGAGCGCGAGGCGTGGGATCTCGTGCACGGGCGCCCGGTGCCCCGGCCGCCCGGGGCCCCCGGCGTGGTGCGCGCGCTGGCGCCGGACGGCCGCCTGGTCGCCGTGTGCGCGCCGGGCGAGGGGCGCCTGCGGACCCTGCGCGTGTTCCTGGGCCCCTCCGACCTCCGGGCGGGCCCCGCCCAGAATCGTTGA
- the rpsO gene encoding 30S ribosomal protein S15, whose protein sequence is MALVQEKKQELVQKYKRHEKDTGSPEVQVALLSERIAYLTEHFKTHKKDHHSRRGLLKLVGQRRRLLDYLRTIDQGRYKTLIDQLGIRK, encoded by the coding sequence ATGGCGCTCGTCCAGGAGAAGAAGCAGGAGCTCGTGCAGAAGTACAAGCGGCACGAGAAGGACACGGGCTCTCCCGAGGTGCAGGTGGCGCTGCTCAGCGAGCGGATCGCCTACCTGACCGAGCACTTCAAGACGCACAAGAAGGACCACCACAGCCGCCGCGGCCTGCTGAAGCTGGTCGGCCAGCGCCGGCGCCTGCTCGACTACCTCCGGACCATCGATCAGGGTCGATACAAGACGCTCATCGACCAGCTCGGCATCCGCAAGTAG